A segment of the Corylus avellana chromosome ca2, CavTom2PMs-1.0 genome:
GAGCCTTTTCCGTAATGATAGCTGACTTTGGCGGCCAATGACAAAAGGTTTTCTGGCCAACTCTGCTAAAGCTCTTCGCCTAAATTCAGTGCCAGCATCGCCATTTGCTAAGTTCGGATCCTTTGTCAGAATTTCCAATGCAATACctgtgcattaaaaaaaaaaaattctctgaTCATTGCAAAAAGGTTGGTTCGAAAATCCATAAAAATATTGCAATAGAAGTGGTAACTTGTCTAACTGTATAAAAATCCTTCCGAAAGTAGGGACATCAAACCAATATAATGGCATGCTACATTCATTGTCTCAAACACACAATTAGTAAAAAATAGGGCATACCGTAAAAACCTGCGGAAACAGTAAAATGAAGGAGATTAATGCGTTCATCAGTAGTCAACTCCTGAAAAGGAGTCACAGAGAATAGATAATCCACCATGTGTGTGTGTCCTAGATGAGCTGCAACGTGAACCGGTTTCATTCTTTGGCTATTAATTATCAATAGAAgttgtttgttctttttcacCATCTCCTTGGCGATTCTTACATCTCCCGTTTGGGCAGCAACGTGAAGGGCTGTAACTCCATTTATGTTTCTTAATTCCAAATCATCGGGATTCATCTGTTTCAACAGTTCTTTTACAAAAGAGGTGCCTTTTACGGCCACTGCACTGTGTAGTGCGGTGTCACGCTGTTTCGATATGGGAACTCGAACACAGTATGGGTATTGCCTAAGAAAAGCCTCAGCAGCCGGCCAATCACCCTTTAAGGCAGCTTGAAGGAGGGGACCACATAGGGCACGGTACTCATCTAATGTTCTTTCTCCtggaaaacaaaagacaaactTATTAATTATAACTTGTGGTGAAAAATCATGTTTATCTCATGACCTTACGTATCTGCTGTTAACTCACCCTCAAttgtgggttcaaactcccttttaataagtTAAGCTCAACacgtataatatttaatttaaaaggaTAGCAAatttacagagtcaaggttcaatCTTAGGACCTTTGGTTCttatactatgttaaatcaccattgaCCCATAAGGATTCAATTTTAGGatctttggctctgataccatgttaaatcatcattgaCTCATAAGCTTAActtgagaggaatatgaaaatttaattatttaatcaaatagttTAACACTTTCTttcatgtgtgggctcaaattctcttttaataaaGAGGCCTTaaatgtagaatatttaattgaaatggggaGTGAATTGACGGAATCAATATTCAAACTCAAACTATTTGGCTCTGATACAATATGAAATCATCACTTGTTCTAAAGgcttaaactaatagaaaaagattaatttaaCATCATATTACTTTAAAATTTGTGGCAAGTGTTCTTTTTCCTTGGTGTCTGCATTAGTGTTTGtaattgttattttgttttaaaattgttattattattttggattcTTAACTCGCCTACAGAAGAAGCTTAACAGACCATTTTGGTCCATTTCAAAAGGATCTTTGcaacaattacaattaaaaaaaaaaaagaaaaaagaaaaagagagtgtTTTCGCAAGGTGGCCTTAATTGTTTTTACTAATGATATTCGAAAACTCTCCCACATGTCTATGTCactagagagaaagagagatcgaGCACTTACTTGAGCTTGGTTCCTCTGACACTATCTGCTCCAGTTCTCCTTGTGGTGTCCTTGTTGCGCTCCAGTAATTAGCCAAATCTGGTAGAAGAGAGCTTAAAAAAGACCGAATTTTAACGAAAAGCGGCCTTGGAGCCTGAAGGCTAGCATCTCCTGCATTAGCTACTTGTCTGTGATTTGTTAAACTATCAGATTCCAAGTTTGATACATATGGTTGTTGTTGAGTAGAAGATGCTCCCTGATCCAAGTGTGATGATGGAAAGGAATAGGATCTTTGTTGATTGATATCaccttccatttttgttttcttgtttctttggaaataaaatgagatagaaaataaattaactaatgCATAACCAATCtcataatatcaatatatatagaattcctAATTAGGTGAGTAGAGTGACAACTTAAAAAGTAGGTATATCTATGTGAACATCAACAAATTCCCTATTGATAGAGTAGGTGAGTAAATACAAGCATGGTAATCAAATTATAGAGATTTGATTACaaatcaacttttaaatttaTGGGTAGTTTGtaggtgttagacacctacatcCACTAATTAAGCTTGGTTTGTCATAAAGTACAAAAATTCTAAACTATATATGAATTATAGATttgcagaaaaggaaaaaagagaaaagggggGGCGAGGGTATGACGTATGTTTATTTTCAACTCAAAACAATAATGATAATGAGAAAGATAAAAACGCCAATGGCTTGACGATAATAAGTGTTTTTGTGCAGAACATTAGAGGTGCTTCACAATTCTTACTACCAACCTATCCCTTGTTGAGCTTCAGAGCCTGTTGGGCAATCAGAGGAAAGGGATCCGGAGTATTGATTCTCAACCTGCACGGAACTTTGGCTACAAAGTACACCATATTTAAACAACAATATTTTTCACCATAGTAATcaatattaaatcaccacttatcccaaaagtaaATAGAAAGATTAGTTGAACCTCTCACGTGTAAGTGAAGCTCAAAacatgaaaatatttaattgaaataaaatgtgAATGGTAGAGACCGATTTAAACTTTGGATCTCTACTCTGATATCATAGTAAATCATTACCCATaataaatc
Coding sequences within it:
- the LOC132169280 gene encoding uncharacterized protein LOC132169280, encoding MEGDINQQRSYSFPSSHLDQGASSTQQQPYVSNLESDSLTNHRQVANAGDASLQAPRPLFVKIRSFLSSLLPDLANYWSATRTPQGELEQIVSEEPSSRERTLDEYRALCGPLLQAALKGDWPAAEAFLRQYPYCVRVPISKQRDTALHSAVAVKGTSFVKELLKQMNPDDLELRNINGVTALHVAAQTGDVRIAKEMVKKNKQLLLIINSQRMKPVHVAAHLGHTHMVDYLFSVTPFQELTTDERINLLHFTVSAGFYGIALEILTKDPNLANGDAGTEFRRRALAELARKPFVIGRQSQLSLRKRLLNSCMGCPDRLMACPDRALRRKKKHVSGTAIRTGCLVVRTALAGRDCMFLEFLSGQVCNGRKLHSRNVVRP